One window of Nocardia sp. NBC_00508 genomic DNA carries:
- a CDS encoding ABC transporter permease has product MLLRYLGVRLLLIPVTAWILVTVVFFLMRVVGDPISAALGGRMTQEQIEVRKEAAGLNRPILAQYWDYLSGLMQGDLGRSQDNREISEVVITYGAASLELVCWALIVAFAIGVPLGRYAATHRDSAADTGLRLLAILFYAAPVFFVGLLLKLVFAVELGWLPVAGRASTNVELQLQHVSPKINIMVIDAILYGDTGYLVDVLKHAVLPAIALGLLTAGIFLRLVRINLIQTLRTDYVDAARARGLSRRVVTGRHAFRNAMIPIVTVMGMQIAMMLGASVLTETTFEWKGLGYQLASYLSARDFIAVQGIVAFIALIVAVMSFLVDVLVALIDPRVRF; this is encoded by the coding sequence GTGCTGCTGCGCTACCTGGGCGTTCGCCTGCTGCTGATCCCGGTGACCGCGTGGATCCTGGTGACGGTCGTGTTCTTCCTGATGCGAGTGGTCGGTGACCCGATCAGCGCCGCGCTGGGTGGGCGCATGACCCAGGAGCAGATCGAGGTGCGCAAGGAGGCGGCCGGGTTGAACCGGCCGATCCTGGCCCAGTACTGGGACTACCTTTCGGGGCTCATGCAGGGAGATCTCGGTCGCTCGCAGGACAACCGGGAGATCAGCGAGGTCGTCATCACCTACGGCGCCGCCTCGCTGGAACTGGTGTGCTGGGCGCTGATCGTCGCGTTCGCGATCGGTGTCCCGCTGGGCAGATACGCGGCGACCCATCGGGATTCGGCCGCCGACACAGGGCTGCGGCTGCTGGCCATCCTGTTCTACGCCGCGCCGGTGTTCTTCGTGGGCTTGCTGCTGAAGCTGGTGTTCGCGGTCGAGCTGGGCTGGTTGCCGGTGGCGGGCCGGGCCAGTACGAACGTCGAACTCCAACTTCAGCACGTCTCACCCAAGATCAACATCATGGTGATCGACGCGATCCTCTACGGCGACACCGGATATCTGGTCGACGTACTGAAACACGCTGTGCTGCCCGCCATCGCGCTCGGACTGCTGACCGCAGGCATCTTCCTGCGGCTGGTGCGGATCAACCTGATCCAGACGCTGCGCACGGACTATGTGGACGCCGCGCGGGCGCGCGGCCTGTCTCGACGGGTCGTGACCGGACGACATGCCTTCCGCAACGCGATGATTCCGATCGTCACGGTGATGGGTATGCAGATCGCCATGATGCTCGGCGCCTCGGTGCTCACCGAGACCACGTTCGAATGGAAAGGGCTCGGCTACCAGCTCGCGTCGTACTTGTCCGCGCGCGACTTCATCGCCGTGCAGGGCATCGTCGCGTTCATCGCGCTGATCGTGGCGGTGATGAGCTTCCTGGTGGACGTCCTGGTGGCGCTGATCGATCCGAGGGTGAGGTTCTGA
- a CDS encoding ABC transporter permease, with the protein MTAPELLNEPVLAAPVPRRGVPGLRLFSMTAGLQRATLILGLGLVGVFVFAALFAPLIAPYGFAQSAADGVDFARQQAPSAQHWFGTSVRGEDVFSRVIYGARTALWVIAISLVLSLLIGVPLGLLSGYIGRWLDRVLVLFMDAMYAFPTLLLAIVVSIVVAGGRSTSLGGVLSAAVAITAVFVPQYFRVVRNATVAVKQEPYVDAARVTGASTARILFRHILANVTQSLPVIVTLNGSEAILTLAGLGFLGFGIEPTQAAEWGFDLNKALPDVSNGIWWTGIFPGVAIVLVVLGMTLVGESLNEVLNPVLRTRRAVAVAAGSGVGPSAADEQPGSVPGARDGVGGKDTTNA; encoded by the coding sequence ATGACCGCTCCGGAACTGCTGAACGAACCGGTGCTCGCGGCGCCGGTACCGCGCCGGGGCGTGCCGGGCCTGCGGCTGTTCTCGATGACCGCAGGGTTGCAGCGCGCGACGCTCATTCTCGGGCTCGGCCTGGTCGGCGTCTTCGTCTTCGCCGCGCTCTTCGCTCCGCTGATCGCGCCGTACGGATTCGCCCAGAGCGCCGCCGACGGTGTCGATTTCGCCCGCCAGCAGGCGCCGTCGGCCCAGCACTGGTTCGGCACCTCGGTGCGTGGCGAAGACGTGTTCTCCAGAGTGATCTACGGCGCGCGCACCGCACTCTGGGTGATCGCGATCTCGCTGGTGCTCTCGCTGCTGATCGGCGTGCCGCTCGGGTTGCTGTCCGGCTATATCGGCCGCTGGCTGGACCGAGTGCTCGTGCTGTTCATGGACGCGATGTACGCCTTTCCGACGCTACTGCTGGCGATCGTGGTGTCCATCGTGGTCGCGGGTGGCCGCTCCACCAGTCTGGGCGGTGTGCTGTCCGCCGCGGTGGCGATCACGGCGGTGTTCGTGCCGCAATACTTCCGGGTGGTGCGCAACGCCACCGTGGCGGTGAAGCAGGAGCCGTATGTCGACGCCGCGCGGGTGACCGGCGCGTCGACCGCGCGAATCCTGTTCCGGCACATCCTCGCCAACGTCACCCAGTCGCTGCCGGTAATCGTCACGTTGAACGGATCGGAGGCCATCCTCACCCTGGCCGGTCTGGGCTTCCTCGGCTTCGGTATCGAACCGACCCAAGCCGCCGAGTGGGGCTTCGACCTGAACAAGGCGCTGCCGGATGTATCCAACGGCATCTGGTGGACCGGCATCTTTCCCGGTGTCGCCATCGTGCTCGTCGTACTCGGCATGACGCTGGTCGGCGAGAGCCTCAACGAAGTGCTCAACCCCGTCTTGCGCACCCGTCGTGCCGTCGCCGTGGCGGCCGGGTCGGGAGTCGGGCCGAGTGCCGCCGACGAGCAACCCGGCAGTGTTCCGGGTGCACGGGACGGAGTCGGCGGGAAGGACACGACCAATGCCTGA
- a CDS encoding ABC transporter ATP-binding protein — translation MPESSGAERGRPALSIESLSVTFATDAGPVHAVTGVSYEVYPGEVLAIVGESGSGKSVSSRTAMGLLPQTASVRGLVTLGTERITAMSERQLSALRGGAISMVFQEPGLALDPLFTVGFQICEALRAHTDLSKKAAKARAVELLRTVGLPDPEHRVDYYPHQLSGGQKQRVVIAIAIACEPKVIIADEPTTALDVTVQAEILALLRDLRDRIGSAIVLITHNMGVVADIADRVVVMRDGAVVEQAPVDELFASPKAEYTRSLLAAVPHLGTEQIDHGPADAADAEGGPVLEVRDLVVEFPGPFGRPRFRAVDEVSLRIGPGETLGLVGESGSGKSTIGRCVAALQRPTSGEVRVRGQDIVGLSQRKLRPIRRRFGFVFQDPASSLNPRLTVGDCVAEPLIVHKAGSSAQIRARVRGLLDDVRLPAGTEHRYPHELSGGQRQRASLARALVLDPDLLVADEPTSALDVSVQAAVLELFGQLQRECGWACLFISHDLAVVDQLADRIVVLRNGTVVEQGDRDHILRAPREEYTRRLVAAVPVPDPVRQRRRRARTAGLFDGEESD, via the coding sequence ATGCCTGAGTCATCCGGGGCGGAGCGGGGTCGCCCTGCCCTGTCGATCGAATCGCTGTCGGTCACCTTCGCCACCGACGCGGGGCCGGTGCACGCGGTCACCGGCGTGTCCTACGAGGTCTATCCCGGCGAAGTGCTGGCCATCGTCGGGGAGTCGGGCTCGGGCAAGTCGGTTAGCTCGCGGACGGCGATGGGGTTGCTGCCGCAGACCGCGTCCGTGCGTGGCCTGGTCACCCTGGGGACCGAGCGGATCACCGCGATGAGCGAAAGGCAGCTCAGCGCTCTGCGCGGCGGCGCGATATCGATGGTGTTCCAGGAGCCGGGTCTGGCGCTGGACCCGCTGTTCACGGTGGGCTTCCAGATCTGCGAGGCACTGCGAGCGCACACCGATCTGAGCAAGAAGGCCGCCAAAGCGCGTGCGGTGGAGTTGCTGCGGACGGTCGGCTTGCCCGATCCGGAGCACCGTGTGGACTACTATCCGCACCAGCTCTCGGGCGGGCAGAAGCAACGTGTGGTGATCGCCATCGCCATCGCCTGCGAGCCGAAGGTGATCATCGCCGACGAGCCGACCACGGCACTGGATGTCACGGTGCAGGCCGAGATCCTGGCGTTGTTGCGCGACCTGCGCGACCGGATCGGCAGCGCGATCGTACTGATCACCCACAACATGGGCGTGGTCGCCGATATCGCCGACCGCGTGGTGGTGATGCGCGACGGCGCGGTGGTCGAGCAGGCGCCGGTGGACGAACTGTTCGCGAGTCCCAAGGCGGAATACACCCGATCCCTGCTGGCCGCCGTCCCGCATCTGGGCACCGAACAGATCGATCACGGCCCGGCCGACGCTGCGGACGCCGAGGGCGGTCCGGTGCTCGAGGTCCGCGATCTGGTGGTCGAATTTCCCGGGCCGTTCGGTCGCCCGAGATTCCGCGCGGTGGACGAGGTGAGCCTGCGCATCGGACCTGGCGAGACCCTCGGCCTGGTCGGCGAGTCCGGGTCGGGCAAGTCGACCATCGGGCGCTGCGTCGCCGCGCTGCAACGGCCGACGTCCGGTGAGGTGCGGGTGCGTGGGCAGGACATCGTCGGGCTGTCGCAGCGCAAGCTGCGGCCGATCCGGCGACGCTTCGGATTCGTGTTCCAAGATCCGGCCAGCTCGCTGAACCCGCGGCTCACCGTGGGCGACTGCGTGGCCGAACCGCTGATCGTGCACAAGGCCGGCAGCTCGGCGCAGATTCGCGCCAGGGTCCGCGGACTGCTCGACGACGTGCGGCTGCCCGCGGGCACCGAACACCGGTATCCGCACGAGCTGTCCGGAGGACAACGCCAGCGCGCCAGCCTGGCCCGTGCCCTGGTGCTCGACCCGGACCTGCTGGTCGCCGACGAGCCGACCAGCGCACTGGACGTCTCGGTGCAGGCCGCGGTGCTGGAGCTGTTCGGGCAACTCCAACGCGAATGCGGCTGGGCATGCCTGTTCATCAGCCACGATCTCGCCGTGGTCGATCAGCTCGCCGACCGAATCGTCGTGCTGCGCAACGGGACAGTGGTCGAGCAGGGCGACCGGGACCACATCCTGCGCGCGCCGCGGGAGGAGTACACGCGGCGTCTGGTGGCCGCGGTGCCCGTGCCCGATCCGGTGCGGCAGCGTCGCCGCCGGGCGCGGACGGCCGGACTGTTCGACGGGGAGGAGTCGGACTGA
- the purM gene encoding phosphoribosylformylglycinamidine cyclo-ligase, with protein MTEQTPSGGASYAAAGVDIEAGDRAVELFGPLAKKATRPEVQGGLGGFAGLFALKGGYREPLLAASTDGVGTKIAVAQAMDKHDTVGLDLVAMVVDDLVVCGAEPLFLQDYIAIGKVVPEKVAELVSGIAEGCVRAGCALLGGETAEHPGLMDPDDYDLSATGVGVVEADAVLGPDRVRPGDVVIAMGSSGLHSNGYSLARKVLLDIDRMSLTGHVEEFGRTLGEELLEPTRIYAKDCLALIAETDVRTFAHVTGGGLTANLARVLPAGMVAELDRGTWNPAPVFKMIAQRGRVERTEMEKTFNMGIGMVAVVAPEDVDRALAVLTARHIECWTLGTVKKAKDADAVRAVLVGDHPRF; from the coding sequence ATGACTGAACAGACCCCCAGTGGTGGTGCCTCGTACGCCGCGGCAGGCGTGGACATCGAGGCGGGTGATCGCGCCGTCGAGTTGTTCGGGCCATTGGCGAAGAAGGCGACCCGGCCCGAGGTGCAAGGCGGCCTCGGCGGCTTCGCCGGACTGTTCGCGCTGAAGGGTGGCTATCGGGAGCCGCTGCTGGCCGCCTCCACCGACGGCGTCGGCACCAAGATCGCGGTGGCGCAGGCGATGGACAAGCACGACACGGTCGGCCTCGATCTGGTCGCGATGGTCGTGGACGACCTCGTGGTCTGCGGTGCGGAGCCGCTGTTCCTGCAGGACTACATCGCGATCGGAAAGGTCGTTCCGGAGAAGGTCGCCGAACTCGTCTCCGGTATCGCCGAAGGGTGCGTGCGCGCGGGGTGCGCGCTGCTGGGTGGTGAGACGGCCGAGCATCCCGGCCTGATGGATCCCGACGACTACGACCTGTCCGCGACCGGAGTCGGCGTGGTCGAGGCCGACGCGGTGCTCGGGCCGGACCGGGTCCGTCCGGGCGACGTGGTGATCGCCATGGGCTCCTCGGGCCTGCACTCCAACGGCTACAGTCTGGCCCGCAAGGTGCTGCTCGACATCGACCGCATGTCGCTCACCGGACACGTCGAGGAGTTCGGCCGCACGCTCGGCGAGGAACTGCTCGAGCCGACCAGGATCTACGCCAAGGACTGCCTCGCGCTGATCGCCGAGACCGACGTGCGCACGTTCGCCCACGTCACGGGCGGCGGTTTGACGGCCAACCTGGCCAGGGTGCTGCCCGCGGGCATGGTCGCCGAACTGGATCGGGGCACCTGGAATCCGGCGCCGGTGTTCAAGATGATCGCGCAGCGCGGCCGGGTGGAACGGACCGAGATGGAGAAGACCTTCAACATGGGCATCGGCATGGTCGCCGTCGTCGCCCCGGAGGATGTGGACCGCGCGCTGGCCGTGCTGACCGCGCGGCACATCGAGTGCTGGACGCTCGGCACGGTCAAGAAGGCCAAGGACGCCGACGCCGTGCGCGCCGTCCTGGTCGGTGACCATCCGCGGTTCTGA
- a CDS encoding DUF3073 domain-containing protein, whose amino-acid sequence MGRGRAKAKQTKVARELKYSSPSTDFASLQRELSGSPNSQRSGGVLSDEHDADDSLSRWDEDDDYNDDWRR is encoded by the coding sequence ATGGGCCGTGGCCGGGCTAAGGCAAAGCAGACCAAGGTCGCACGGGAGCTGAAGTACAGTTCGCCGTCGACCGACTTCGCGAGCCTTCAGCGCGAGCTTTCGGGAAGCCCCAACTCCCAGCGGAGTGGTGGTGTGCTGTCCGATGAGCACGACGCGGACGACTCCTTGTCCCGCTGGGACGAGGACGACGACTACAACGACGACTGGCGCCGCTGA
- a CDS encoding asparaginase, producing the protein MSVELVEVVRSGFRECVHRGSVVVLDAVGEPTLTLGEVHLPIFPRSTNKPMQAITMLRNGFEPLDDAELAIAAASHYGEPDHVALVRRLLDRFDFSESDLACPADLPYDERARAAALSGGQQPHPIYMNCSGKHAAMLATCAVNGWPTDGYLDQAHPLQRAVIATVADLTGEPESDLGIDGCGLPIVPVSLVNLARVFAMMATAEPGTPERRVADAVRAHPRVISGTNGPDLLAMRATPGLLCKIGADGVHAGALPDGSSFAYKIDDGHDRARIPLTLAILHRMGIEWTDAHAELAAPAVLGGGARVGVIRAIPGVV; encoded by the coding sequence GTGAGTGTGGAACTGGTCGAGGTCGTCCGCTCGGGCTTCCGCGAGTGCGTGCACCGCGGCTCGGTGGTGGTGCTCGACGCCGTGGGCGAACCCACTCTGACGCTCGGCGAGGTGCACCTGCCGATCTTCCCGCGCTCGACGAACAAACCGATGCAGGCGATCACCATGCTGCGCAACGGTTTCGAACCGCTCGACGACGCCGAACTGGCCATCGCCGCCGCCTCGCACTACGGCGAGCCGGACCACGTCGCCCTGGTGCGCAGGTTGCTCGACCGCTTCGACTTTTCGGAGTCGGACCTCGCGTGCCCGGCCGACCTGCCATACGACGAGCGCGCCCGCGCCGCGGCACTCTCCGGCGGACAGCAGCCGCACCCGATCTACATGAACTGCTCCGGCAAGCACGCGGCGATGCTCGCGACCTGCGCGGTCAACGGCTGGCCCACCGATGGCTACCTGGACCAGGCGCATCCGTTGCAGCGCGCGGTGATCGCCACGGTTGCCGACCTGACCGGCGAGCCGGAATCCGATCTGGGCATCGATGGCTGCGGACTGCCGATCGTCCCGGTATCGCTGGTGAACCTGGCCCGGGTGTTCGCGATGATGGCGACCGCCGAACCCGGCACCCCGGAACGCCGGGTGGCCGACGCCGTCCGCGCTCATCCGCGAGTGATTTCCGGCACGAACGGGCCCGACCTGCTCGCCATGCGAGCAACCCCGGGACTGCTGTGCAAGATCGGCGCGGACGGCGTGCACGCTGGTGCGCTGCCGGACGGATCGTCCTTCGCGTACAAGATCGACGACGGTCACGACCGCGCCCGGATCCCGCTGACGCTGGCCATTCTGCATCGGATGGGGATCGAATGGACCGATGCGCATGCGGAACTGGCGGCCCCTGCCGTGCTCGGCGGCGGTGCACGAGTCGGTGTGATCCGCGCGATACCCGGAGTCGTGTAG
- a CDS encoding MOSC domain-containing protein, which translates to MRIGDSGEVLATCVVHADLEVPGRVGRTAIDKRPVAGRVAVRVLGLDGDHVCDTEHHGGVHQAVYAYADEDARRWGAELGRELPAGWFGENLRITGLPVSDAVIGSRWSIGDTLLEVSAPRVPCATFQHWSGERQWVKRFALRSDTGAYLRVLTEGTIGAGDRVAVAHVPEHGITVRDVFTGDDLDLLAILLADEPTISDDVRMQIERHARRQTNAARAAARRAGEDELSTGAQL; encoded by the coding sequence ATGCGCATCGGTGACTCCGGAGAGGTCCTCGCCACCTGCGTCGTGCACGCCGACCTCGAGGTACCGGGACGAGTCGGCCGCACCGCGATCGACAAAAGGCCGGTAGCGGGACGGGTCGCGGTGCGCGTTCTGGGTTTGGACGGCGACCACGTCTGCGACACCGAGCACCACGGTGGCGTGCACCAGGCCGTATACGCGTACGCCGACGAGGACGCCCGCCGCTGGGGCGCGGAACTCGGCCGCGAACTGCCCGCGGGCTGGTTCGGCGAAAACCTGCGCATCACCGGTCTCCCGGTCAGCGATGCGGTGATCGGCTCGCGCTGGTCGATCGGCGACACCCTCTTGGAAGTGAGCGCTCCGCGGGTGCCGTGCGCCACCTTCCAGCACTGGAGCGGCGAGCGGCAGTGGGTAAAGCGGTTCGCGCTGCGCAGCGACACCGGTGCCTACCTGCGTGTGCTCACCGAAGGCACGATCGGCGCAGGCGATCGGGTCGCGGTGGCGCACGTCCCCGAGCACGGCATCACCGTCCGGGACGTGTTCACCGGCGACGATCTCGACCTGCTCGCGATCCTGCTCGCCGACGAGCCGACCATCTCCGATGACGTGCGGATGCAGATCGAACGACACGCGCGCAGGCAGACGAACGCCGCGCGCGCCGCCGCGCGCCGAGCCGGCGAGGACGAACTCAGCACGGGAGCCCAACTGTGA
- the ygfZ gene encoding CAF17-like 4Fe-4S cluster assembly/insertion protein YgfZ produces MSVVVAPSPILSVSGAVAGAAGSPDAAVAWHYGDPFGEQRAAVDRAAIVDRSHRFVLRISGAERLTWLHTITSQHVAALGDGQSAENLDLDLNGRVLHHFVLTELDGTVWIDTEAEHGPDLLAFLQKMVFWADAQPAEATDHAVLSLLGPRIGDLTEALGIAALPGVYQATPLPGGGFLRRMPWPTADSFDLVIPRDQLADRWTRLTAAGAAPAGMWTFEALRVAAVRPRIGLDTDERTIPHEAHWIGGVAEHGAVHLDKGCYRGQETVARVHNLGKPPRHLLLLHLDGSADERPATGDDVTAGGRAVGRLGTVVDHYELGPIALALVKRTVPADTALVAGPVAASIDPDSVLADDAPQAGRIAVDRLRGR; encoded by the coding sequence GTGTCCGTGGTCGTTGCGCCCAGCCCCATCCTCAGTGTGTCGGGAGCCGTCGCGGGAGCGGCGGGTTCGCCCGACGCCGCCGTCGCCTGGCACTACGGCGACCCGTTCGGCGAACAGCGCGCCGCGGTGGATCGCGCCGCGATCGTCGACCGCTCGCATCGCTTCGTCCTGCGCATCAGCGGCGCGGAGCGGCTCACCTGGTTGCACACCATCACCAGTCAGCATGTCGCCGCTCTCGGTGACGGGCAGTCCGCGGAGAACCTGGACCTCGATCTGAACGGCCGGGTGCTGCACCACTTCGTGCTCACCGAGCTGGACGGCACGGTGTGGATCGATACCGAGGCCGAGCATGGGCCCGATCTGCTCGCGTTCTTGCAAAAGATGGTGTTCTGGGCCGACGCGCAGCCTGCCGAAGCCACCGACCACGCGGTGCTGAGCCTGCTCGGTCCACGGATCGGCGACTTGACCGAGGCGCTCGGCATCGCCGCCCTCCCCGGGGTGTACCAGGCGACGCCGCTGCCCGGCGGCGGGTTCCTGCGCCGGATGCCGTGGCCGACGGCGGACTCGTTCGACCTGGTCATCCCGCGCGACCAGCTGGCCGACCGGTGGACCCGACTGACCGCGGCCGGAGCGGCGCCCGCCGGGATGTGGACGTTCGAGGCGCTGCGGGTCGCAGCCGTTCGTCCCCGGATCGGACTGGATACCGACGAGCGGACCATCCCGCACGAGGCCCACTGGATCGGCGGCGTCGCCGAACACGGCGCTGTCCACCTCGACAAAGGCTGCTACCGCGGCCAGGAGACCGTCGCCAGGGTGCACAATCTCGGCAAACCGCCGCGGCATCTGCTGCTGTTGCATCTGGACGGCTCGGCGGACGAGCGCCCGGCCACCGGCGACGACGTCACCGCCGGCGGCCGCGCGGTCGGCAGACTCGGTACCGTCGTCGATCACTACGAACTCGGCCCCATCGCGCTGGCCCTGGTCAAGCGAACGGTTCCGGCCGATACCGCGCTCGTCGCGGGCCCGGTCGCGGCGTCCATCGATCCCGATTCGGTGCTCGCCGACGACGCGCCGCAGGCAGGCCGGATCGCGGTCGACCGGCTACGCGGGCGCTGA
- a CDS encoding aminodeoxychorismate lyase, translated as MVDRVLVTLDGVVRDADAPLLFADDIGVLRGDGVFETVLVRAGVACAIEFHLGRLRRSAQALDLPEPELGKWREAVETAAKEWGSEREGVMRLVLTRGRDSELAGAPDKVKTGDLAAAVPVPTAFVLVVPVSERVEKARTEGVAVVSLSRGISIDLAQAAPWQLLGAKTLSYATNMAALRFAARMGADDVIFTSTENRVLEGPRSSVVIARDKQLITPPPKNGVLPGVTQRALFAEAEKAGWQCRYDSLFTADLLTCDSIWMLSSISLAARVNSLDGLRMSAPDNAPEIIALVNRGIERAGAIGDW; from the coding sequence ATGGTGGATCGAGTTCTGGTAACACTCGATGGCGTGGTCCGTGATGCGGACGCGCCGTTGTTGTTTGCGGACGATATTGGCGTATTACGCGGTGACGGTGTCTTCGAAACGGTGCTCGTGCGCGCGGGAGTTGCGTGCGCGATCGAATTTCATCTAGGCAGATTGCGTCGCTCCGCGCAGGCGCTGGATCTGCCCGAGCCGGAGCTGGGCAAGTGGCGGGAGGCGGTCGAGACCGCCGCGAAGGAGTGGGGCAGCGAGCGCGAAGGCGTGATGCGGCTGGTGCTCACCCGCGGCCGCGACTCCGAGTTGGCCGGCGCGCCCGACAAGGTGAAGACCGGTGATCTCGCTGCCGCCGTGCCGGTGCCGACAGCCTTCGTGCTGGTGGTGCCGGTGTCCGAGCGCGTCGAGAAGGCCCGCACCGAAGGCGTCGCGGTGGTGAGTTTGTCGCGCGGTATCTCGATCGATCTGGCACAGGCCGCGCCGTGGCAGTTGCTGGGGGCCAAGACGCTGTCCTACGCCACCAATATGGCCGCGCTACGGTTCGCCGCGCGGATGGGCGCGGACGACGTGATCTTCACCAGCACCGAGAATCGGGTCCTGGAGGGCCCGCGCTCCAGCGTGGTGATCGCGCGCGACAAGCAGCTGATCACTCCGCCCCCGAAGAACGGCGTGCTGCCCGGTGTCACCCAGCGCGCGCTGTTCGCCGAGGCGGAGAAGGCCGGGTGGCAGTGCCGGTACGACTCGTTGTTCACCGCCGACCTGCTCACCTGCGACAGCATTTGGATGCTGTCGAGCATCTCGCTGGCGGCGCGCGTGAATTCGCTGGACGGTCTGCGCATGTCCGCACCGGACAACGCGCCGGAGATCATCGCGTTGGTGAATCGCGGCATCGAGCGCGCGGGAGCCATTGGCGACTGGTAA
- a CDS encoding cytochrome ubiquinol oxidase subunit I has protein sequence MSALDISRWQFGITTVYHFLLVPLTIGLAPLVAAMQTAWVITGKQHWLRLTKFFGKLFLINFALGVATGIVQEFQFGMNWSEYSRFVGDVFGAPLALEGLVAFFMESTFLGLWIFGWTRLPKLLHLGAIWMVAIGVNASAYFIVAANSFMQHPVGAKYNPETGRAELNSIVAVLTNNTTLAAFPHVVAGSFLTAGTFVAGIAGWWMVRNARSGDEAKLAEARAMWRPAARAGIVVTIVSLAALVYTGDVQGKLMFEQQPMKMASAESLCHTATDPDFSVLTVGTHNNCDSVTHVLEVPYVLPWLAEGSFTGVTLDGVVDLQKAYNEHFGVGDYRPNLFVTYWSFRAMIGLSAGSALLALAGLWLTRRGRVPDQRWFSWLSLLAIPTPFLANSAGWVFTEMGRQPWVVVPNPTGDPNLRLTVQQGVSNHSPGVVLFSLITFTLLYGALAVVWFYLMRRYVIHGPDPAAPAKGESSDTDEASGGRRAEEPAVEQLSFAY, from the coding sequence TTGAGCGCGCTGGACATCTCGCGATGGCAGTTCGGCATCACGACGGTCTACCACTTTCTCCTGGTGCCGCTGACGATAGGTCTCGCGCCGCTGGTCGCCGCCATGCAGACGGCATGGGTGATCACCGGCAAGCAGCACTGGCTACGGCTGACCAAGTTCTTCGGCAAGCTGTTCCTGATCAACTTCGCGCTCGGTGTCGCGACCGGCATAGTGCAGGAGTTCCAGTTCGGGATGAACTGGAGCGAGTACTCCCGGTTCGTCGGTGACGTGTTCGGCGCCCCGCTCGCGCTGGAAGGTCTGGTCGCCTTCTTCATGGAGTCGACGTTCCTCGGGCTGTGGATCTTCGGCTGGACCCGTTTGCCGAAACTGCTGCATCTCGGCGCCATCTGGATGGTCGCCATCGGCGTGAACGCCTCGGCCTACTTCATCGTCGCGGCCAACTCGTTCATGCAACACCCGGTCGGCGCGAAGTACAACCCGGAAACCGGGCGCGCCGAGCTGAACAGCATCGTCGCGGTGCTCACCAACAACACAACGCTGGCCGCCTTTCCGCACGTGGTCGCTGGTTCCTTCCTGACCGCAGGCACATTCGTGGCCGGCATCGCGGGCTGGTGGATGGTACGCAACGCGCGCAGCGGCGACGAAGCGAAACTGGCCGAGGCGCGCGCCATGTGGCGGCCCGCGGCCCGGGCGGGCATCGTCGTGACGATCGTGTCGCTGGCCGCGCTGGTCTATACCGGTGACGTTCAGGGCAAGCTGATGTTCGAGCAGCAGCCGATGAAGATGGCGTCGGCGGAATCGCTGTGCCACACCGCGACCGACCCCGACTTCTCCGTGCTCACCGTCGGCACGCACAACAACTGCGACAGCGTCACGCACGTGCTCGAGGTGCCGTATGTGCTGCCCTGGCTGGCCGAGGGCTCGTTCACCGGGGTGACGCTGGATGGCGTCGTCGACCTGCAGAAGGCCTACAACGAACACTTCGGTGTCGGCGACTACCGGCCGAACCTGTTCGTCACCTACTGGTCGTTCCGCGCCATGATCGGCCTGTCAGCGGGCTCGGCGCTGCTCGCCCTGGCCGGGCTGTGGCTCACCCGCCGCGGCCGGGTGCCGGACCAGCGATGGTTCTCCTGGCTGAGCCTGCTCGCCATCCCGACGCCGTTCCTGGCCAACAGCGCCGGATGGGTGTTCACCGAGATGGGACGCCAGCCGTGGGTGGTCGTGCCGAACCCGACCGGCGATCCGAACCTGCGCCTCACCGTGCAGCAGGGTGTCTCCAACCATTCGCCCGGCGTCGTGCTGTTCTCGCTGATCACCTTCACGCTGCTGTACGGTGCGCTCGCGGTGGTGTGGTTCTACCTGATGCGCAGGTATGTGATCCACGGACCGGACCCCGCCGCGCCCGCCAAGGGCGAGTCCAGCGACACCGACGAGGCTTCGGGTGGCCGCCGTGCCGAAGAACCTGCCGTCGAACAACTTTCGTTCGCTTACTAG